In Vitis riparia cultivar Riparia Gloire de Montpellier isolate 1030 chromosome 19, EGFV_Vit.rip_1.0, whole genome shotgun sequence, the following proteins share a genomic window:
- the LOC117908215 gene encoding cytochrome P450 CYP72A219-like, translated as MLPAFHFSCSDMVTKWKMLSVGGSCELDVWPYLENLTGDVISRTAFGSSYEEGRRIFQLQKEQTHLAIQVTMSVYIPGWRFLPTKTNRRMKQISKEVYALLRGIINKREKAMKAGETANSDLLGILMESNFREIQEHQNNKKIGMSVKDVIEECKLFYLAGQETTSVLLVWTMVLLSEHPNWQARAIEEVLQVFGNKKPEADGLNHLKIVTMIFHEVLRLYPPVEMLARVVYKDTQVGDMCFPARVQVMLPTILVHHDHEIWGDDAKEFNPERFAEGVLNATKNQVSFFPFSWGPRVCIGQNFAMMEAKIALAMILQHFSFELSPSYAHAPFSILTMQPQYGAHLILRGLQC; from the exons ATGTTGCCGGCATTTCATTTTAGTTGTAGCGACATGGTGACCAAATGGAAAATGCTTTCGGTGGGGGGATCATGTGAGTTGGATGTTTGGCCCtatcttgaaaatttgacagGGGATGTGATTTCTCGGACAGCATTTGGTAGTAGCTATGAAGAAGGAAGAAGGATATTCCAGCTCCAGAAAGAACAAACACATCTTGCAATCCAGGTTACAATGTCAGTTTATATCCCGGGATGGAG GTTTTTACCCACAAAGACGAACAGGAGGATGAAGCAAATAAGCAAAGAAGTATATGCATTGTTGAGGGGTATCATTAACAAAAGGGAGAAGGCAATGAAGGCTGGCGAAACTGCTAATAGTGACTTATTAGGTATACTAATGGAATCTAATTTTAGAGAAATTCAAGAACATCAAAATAACAAGAAGATTGGAATGAGTGTCAAAGATGTCATTGAAGAGTGTAAGCTATTCTATCTTGCTGGCCAAGAGACAACCTCAGTTTTGCTTGTATGGACAATGGTCCTGCTAAGCGAGCATCCAAACTGGCAAGCTCGTGCAATAGAAGAGGTTTTACAGGTTTTTGGGAATAAAAAACCGGAAGCTGATGGATTAAATCACCTAAAAATT GTTACCATGATTTTTCATGAGGTTCTTAGGTTATACCCACCAGTAGAAATGCTTGCTAGAGTTGTTTATAAGGACACTCAAGTGGGAGACATGTGTTTTCCAGCTAGAGTGCAAGTCATGTTGCCCACCATCCTAGTTCAccatgatcatgaaatttgggGGGATGATGCAAAGGAGTTTAATCCAGAGAGGTTTGCAGAGGGAGTTTTGAACGCAACAAAAAACCAAGTTTCATTTTTCCCATTTAGTTGGGGTCCTCGGGTATGCATTGGACAAAATTTTGCAATGATGGAGGCAAAAATAGCTTTGGCAATGATCTTACAACACTTCTCATTTGAACTTTCGCCATCCTATGCTCATGCTCCTTTCAGTATCCTAACTATGCAACCCCAATATGGTGCACACCTGATTCTACGTGGACTTCAGTGTTGA